The Leptospira selangorensis sequence TGATGAGTCAGAATAGACAAGAAGCAAAGGATAGAGCGAGGTCCGAGATGGACTATAAGATCAATCTAAAGGCAGAGTTGGAGATCCGGCATCTTCATGAAAAGATAGATCATATTCTCAAAAACCAATGGAGAAGGTTGACCGAAATTCAACAAATCCAGATGCAGATGATGCAAATATTAGGAAATCATAAATAATTAAAGTTTAGCGGCTTTAAACAGCCGCTGCACAACGTTTGCAAAGACCGTTATGTCTTTCCTCTGCTGGATGTCTCCAGCAGCGAGGACATTCTTCTTCTTTAGGTTTTACCACTCTAACCGAAAAATGTTCATCAGAATATTCCGATAATTGTTCTCTGTCCGATTTTTCGAAACCTACTTGAGAAACGGTAAAGATCAGTTCCAGAGCCTCTAAAGAGAAGTCCTTTTGAAGTTTATTCTCTGCTTTGGGGGAAATTTCCACTGCAGCTTCTAAAGATTTTCCCAATTTACTCGCCTGTCTTGCAAGTTCCAAAGATTTGTGGACTGTTTCTCTTGCAGCCAATGCTTCTTCGAATTTAGCTTCTAGTTCTTTGTTTTTAAAAGCAGAAAGATCCGGGAATTCTTCCGTAAATACAGATTCTTTCTTACCATTCTCTTTCCAAACTTCTTCGGTAGTGAAACTTAAGATAGAAGCGGAATATATACAAAGAGTTTCTAATATGATCTGAAGTGCAGTGCAAGAAGATCTTCTAGTTTTAGAATCTCTTCTGTCACAATACATTCTATCCCGGATCATTTCAAAATAATCTTGGGAAAGTGTTACGGTGCAGAATAGAAGAAGTTTCTGATATACTTGGTGGAACTGATAATTCTCGTAATGGTTTTTCAGTTCTTCCGCAAGTTGTGCCAGTTTGGATAGATAATATTTGTCTACTTCTTCCAAGTCGGAAACATTTAGATTTTGGTCCGAAGAATGTCCCGTCAAGTTACCTAAAAGATATCTGAATGTGTTTCGGATCTTTCTGTAATTATCGGCGATGATCTTAAGGCCGTCTTTGCCTACTTTTACATCGTCTCTGAAGTCTTGAGAGCTGACCCAAAGTCTGAGTATATCCGCTCCATATACATTGATAATATCGGTGGTCGGATCTATTCCATTGCCCAAAGACTTGGACATCGCTCTTCCTTGTTCATCCAAAACATATCCGTGAGTAAGAACGGATTTATAAGGAGGAATTCCACGTAATGCCATAGAAGGCCAAAGACTGGACTGGAACCAACCTCTATGCTGGTCTGAACCTTCCAGATACAGATCTGCAGGAGGTTCGTTGCCTCTTTCTTTTAGAACTGCAAAATTAGAAACCCCAGAGTCGAACCAAACATCTAAAATATCTTTTCCTTTTCTAAAAGAAGAAGACCCACATTTGGAACATTTTGTATCAGGAGGAAGAAGTGAATCAGCCGGTTCGCTGTACCAGATCTCTATTCCTTTGGTTCTTACGAGGTCTGTGAAGAATTTTACGGATTTTGCATCCAGATGAGTTTCATTACAATTTTCGCAAGTGAATGCAGGGATTGGAACTCCCCAGTTTCTTTGTCTGGAAAGACACCAGTCAGGTCTTGTCTCTACCATGGAGCGGATCCTGGTGATTCCCCAGTTAGGGATCCAACTTACTTTGTCGATCGCTTCTAAGGATTTTTCTCGTAGCTGTTGGTAATCCATTTGGAAAAACCATTGTGGAGTTGCACGGAAGATCAGCGGCTTCTTACTTCTCCAGCTATGAGGATAGCTATGTTCTAATATCGAATAATGAAGAAGTAGATTTTTTTCTTTAAGTAATTCTACGATCTTAGGATTTGCATCCCAAACCTTGATTCCCTTCATCATCGGGAATTCGTCGGTATATCTACCGTAATCATCTACAGGAGAATAAGGTTCCAAACCTGCAGCTAAACCGATCTTATAGTCGTCTTGCCCATGTCCTGGTGCTGTATGGACTGCTCCAGTTCCTGCATCCAGAGTCACATGTTCTCCGAAAAGAGGAATAGAATCCTGATCCAAGAATGGATGACGGAATACCATTTTAGAAAGTGTTTCCTGGGAGACGGATTCTTTCTTAGTGAGTTGGACTTCTGCGGCTTTTTCTACCGTTTCTTTTAGTCCATCTGCAATAAGTAATTCTTCTCCGTTAGGAGTTGCATAAAATGAATATGCGAATTTAGGATTAAAACTAATTGCAAGGTTTGCTGGAAGAGTCCACGGAGTAGTGGTCCAGATCAGACAGAATTTTCCATCCTGTCCTTTGACCGGGAATTTTACATAGATGGATGGAGATTTATGAGGATAATATTCTATCTCCGCTTCAGCATGAGCCGTCGCAAGTTCTATACACCAATAAACCGGCTTTTTGCCTCGGTATACATAACCTTTTTCGAATAAATCTCCGAAAACTTCCACGATCTTTGCCTCGAAATCGGGGCTCATCGTTTTGTAGATCTTACCTTCTTCCCAGAAACATAAAAAACGAGAAAGGTCTTGTCCTTGTTTTTGGACCCATTGTTCCGCGTATTCTCTACAAAGTTTTCTTAATTCTTCCGGTCCGATCTCTCTTGCTTTTTTTCCCAGGTTCTTAAGCACCTGAACTTCGATCGGAAGACCATGACAGTCCCAACCAGGGATCATGTCTGTTTGGTAACCCGCAAAAAATTTGGACTTAACGATCATGTCCTTTAAGATCTTATTAAGTGCGTGTCCCGTGTGAAAGTTACCGTTTGCATAAGGGGGGCCATCATGAAGAATGAACTGAGGACGATCCTTTCTTTTTTCCTGCATTTTACGCAGGATTTTTTCCGACTGCCAGGTTTTGATCTGATCGGGTTCTCTTGTGGAAAGCCCGGCCTTCATAGGAAAATCCGTTTGAGGGAGTATTACTGTATTTGAATATGGATTCTTCTTATCTTCTTCTTTCATGGATTAAAATTCTATCTTCACTTTTGGGAGAAGTTTTCTTGCGGATTCTATTTGAGAAGGTTTTAGACCTGTTTCTTTTAAGATCAGAAGTCTTAGTTTAGGATGGCTTGCTAAAAATCCAAAGTTTTTAGGAAAAGACCCGATCTTTCTATTTCTGGCCAGATCCAAAACTTCTAATTTTGGAAATCCCATTATAATATCTATATCGGATTCTTTGAATTCTATCTTATTGGAATCCAGATAAATTGTTTGGATAGAATTTGCGGGCAGTTCTGTAGGAATTCCAACAAAGTCGTTATTTCCTGCGAAAAAAAATCTGAGTTTAGAAAGTTTGGAAACGGAAGCGGGAAGTTTTTCTATATCGTTCCCATAAATATTCAAATGTTCTAAATTACTCCAGTCTCCCGCATTTTCTGGAAGAGAAGTAAGTTCGTTCATTCTTAGATCCAACCACTTCAGGTTCGGAAAATTGAATAGTGCCGGGGGAACCGTTCCTAGTTTACCAAGTCCTAAGTCTAATTTTTCGATAGAGCTCGGGTTTCTGGAAGCCTCGTTTAAAATTTCGGAAGCAGGACGTCTACAATCCGAAATAATAAAAGCAGCACAAAGGATTAAATAGGCGATACCGATTTTTTGACTGGATCTCATTTGAAAATTTCCTCCAAACCGGATTCATAAACCGATTTCAGTTCATTTGAAGAGATGGAAATTCCGTATCCTTGTATCTCGAGTTTAGGATCCGATTCTACTGTTCCGATAGAATAGAAGTCCAAACCTTTTGAGGTAACAAGTGATTTGATACTTTCTTCTTTTCCTTTTTCGTAACCGATCAAGACCGAACCTGAACTTTCTCCGAAAAGTGTGAGATCCTTTCTGGATTGTTTGATAACGTTTAAGTCTGCCTTGATCCCGAGTCCGGATAGTATTACGATTTTTGCAAGTGCTACTACGATTCCTCCCAAAGAAAGATCTTTGGCGAATGATAGGCTTCCGTTCTTTCTAAGAGAGACCAAAACTTCTAATAATGATTTTTCGTCGGAAAGTTCGAATTTCGGGATCTGGCCTTGCACTTTTCCTAAGAAAGTCTTCTGGTATTCACTTCCGCCCAGACTTGGATTAAATTTACCGATAAGTGCTAAACTTAGTCCTGCCTTTTTAGGAGCACCCCAAACCGCTTCCTTCTGTTTGTCCAGAATTCCAACCATTCCAATAGTCGGGGTAGGGAAGATCGGTCCTTCAGGTGACTCATTATAGAAGGAAACGTTTCCTCCCGTGACAGGAAGTCCTAAGAACCTACAAGCATCTCCCATTCCTCGAACACATTCTGAAAACATATAATAGTTTTCCGGAATATAAGGGTTTGCAAAGTTCAGGTTATTGGTTACTCCGAGAGGTTCTGCGCCTGTGACGGCTACGTTTCTTGCCGCTTCACAAACTGCGAGTGCTGCTCCCCAATACGGATCCAAATAAGTGAATCTGGAATTACAATCCGTCGCAGTTGCCAATGCCATATCCGTATCAGGAATAGCTGACAATCCTCCGTCTGCGCCTGGTCCTATCAGTTTGACTAGACCAACTTCGGTATCGTACTGCTCAATGATCGGTTTTCTGGAAGATATATTCCAAGAATTTAATAGTTTGAGTAGTTTTTTACCGGCTTCATTCTCTTGTAGATCGAGAGTAGAATCGGGAGTCCAAGAAGAAACCTGATCCAAATAAGTGGGACGTTTTGTTTCCCTAACGTATCTAGGGGCGCCTCCGCCTAAAACTAATGTGTCTGCAGGGATTTTGGCTTTTAGATTTCCATCTTTATAAACTTCTAATAGACCGGTATCGGTAACTTCTCCGATCTGTACTGCGTTTAGATTCCATTTTTTGAATATGGCAACCAGCTCTTCTTCCTTTCCTTTTTCCGGGATTACCAACATTCTTTCTTGGCTTTCGGAGAGCATTGCTTCGTAGGCATTCATTCCGGTTTCGCGAAAAGGAACCAGGTCCAGATTGATCCTCATTCCGGATTTTCCTTTGGCACTCATCTCAGAAGTAGCGCAAGAAATTCCGGCAGCACCCATATCTTGGATACCTATTAAAAGTTTTTTCTGAATAGCTTCTAGAGACGCTTCCATCAGTAGTTTTTCCATAAATGGATCACCTACTTGGACAGCGGAACGTTTGGATTCTGATTCTTTAGTCAGATCCTTGGAAGCAAAAGATGCACCATGGATCCCGTCTCTTCCTGTTGTGGAGCCAACGATGAATACTGCGTTACCTACCTTTCCTCCGGTGGTTGCGCTTGCCATTTGATCATGTCTAACGATCCCGACAGTCATCGCATTCACCAAAGGGTTTTTGGAAAAACATTCGTCGATGAATAGTTCTCCACCGGAGACTGCGATCCCTAATGAGTTGCCGTAATCTCCGATCCCTTTGACTGCTCTGGACAATAAGTATTTGTTTCTTGGTTCGTCCGGGTTACCGAACCTAAGAGAGTTTAAAGATACGATGGGTCTTGCCCCCATTGTAAAAATATCTCTCATGATACCGCCTACTCCTGTGGCTGCACCTTGGTAAGGTTCCACTGCAGTAGGGTGATTATGGCTTTCTATTTTGAAAACAACTGCCAGTCCTTGGCCAATGTCCATGGCACCGGCGTTCTCTTCTCCCGCTTGGGCCAAAAGTTTATCAGACTTTGTAGGAAGAGTTTTTAATTGAAGGATAGAATTTTTATAAGAGCAATGCTCCGACCACATTGCGGAGAAAATTCCGAGTTCTGTGGAGTTAGGGAGTCTGCCTAGGATTTCCTGGATTTTGCTAAATTCTTCTGAGGTAAGACCGTGTTCGAGAGCGTCTTGGAGGGAGACGGATTCTTTTTCCATTACGGGACCAGTTTTTCGGACTTGGCCCCCACTGAAAACTATTTTAGGGCAGGGTTCCCGTTTCGTTTAGCCAAGAACTACAAATATTTGTATAAGGCTAGGTATAAGGGAATGGCCCCGAAAATGGCGGCAATCATCCATCTTGTTTGGGTTTGGATGGCCTCATGCAAGGAAGCAATCTTTTCGTGTATTCTGGCAAACTCTTTATACACTTCTCTGAATTGTTCTTGGATCTTGCTGAATCCGTCATGCATTTCGGCTCTTAACTTGCCGGTTTCTTCCATGAGTCTTCTTTCGTATCTTTCTGTGGATAATTCATTCATAGTCTTTTTCCCAAAACTTTGCGATTTTTCTATATAATCCACTAACTCTTCCGCTACATCTTCCCCGAGTGCTTCTTTCAGTTTTTTGGAAGGTTTAGGAACTAATTCTAAGCTCATTTTGTATCTCCTCCGGCGTTTTTGGCAACGCATTATTGGTGAGACAGGTCAGGTTTTATCTACTTTGCTTGCACTTTTTATTTAATTTTTTCTTTTTTATAAAATTTTGATATTCTAATTTTTTATTTTGGAATCAGGAATCCAAATTCCGCAAATTTTTTGCCTAATTTATATTTGCATATAGATAATTCGTTTCAGGGAAAGGATCCTGGGAGGGAATATTAAGATTTTATAAAATATTGGAAATGGGAGCGGGCTCGTGGCCCACCCTTATTTTCGGTTAGATATTATAGTAATTCCTGCGGTAATAGAGAAGAGGCCGTTTAGAGTCATCGGATACTGCGAATAATACTCTTCCGATCACTATAGTATGGTCTCCTCCATCTACTTGTTTTTCCAGCTCGCATTCTATCCTTGCCAAAGTGCCGTTCAAAAAAGGCGCTCCGTTATGCCCTAAATCGCAGGCTAGTTTTTGGATCAGTTCATGTTTGTCTATTTTACCGGACGCGAATTGGTTGGAATATTCCTGTTGGTCGGATGACAAAATGTTCACAGTGAATAGGCCCGATGCGAGCAATGGATCGTGACTTGCTATATTCTTTTGAAGGCTAAAAAGAATTAAAGGTGGATC is a genomic window containing:
- the ileS gene encoding isoleucine--tRNA ligase, with the translated sequence MKEEDKKNPYSNTVILPQTDFPMKAGLSTREPDQIKTWQSEKILRKMQEKRKDRPQFILHDGPPYANGNFHTGHALNKILKDMIVKSKFFAGYQTDMIPGWDCHGLPIEVQVLKNLGKKAREIGPEELRKLCREYAEQWVQKQGQDLSRFLCFWEEGKIYKTMSPDFEAKIVEVFGDLFEKGYVYRGKKPVYWCIELATAHAEAEIEYYPHKSPSIYVKFPVKGQDGKFCLIWTTTPWTLPANLAISFNPKFAYSFYATPNGEELLIADGLKETVEKAAEVQLTKKESVSQETLSKMVFRHPFLDQDSIPLFGEHVTLDAGTGAVHTAPGHGQDDYKIGLAAGLEPYSPVDDYGRYTDEFPMMKGIKVWDANPKIVELLKEKNLLLHYSILEHSYPHSWRSKKPLIFRATPQWFFQMDYQQLREKSLEAIDKVSWIPNWGITRIRSMVETRPDWCLSRQRNWGVPIPAFTCENCNETHLDAKSVKFFTDLVRTKGIEIWYSEPADSLLPPDTKCSKCGSSSFRKGKDILDVWFDSGVSNFAVLKERGNEPPADLYLEGSDQHRGWFQSSLWPSMALRGIPPYKSVLTHGYVLDEQGRAMSKSLGNGIDPTTDIINVYGADILRLWVSSQDFRDDVKVGKDGLKIIADNYRKIRNTFRYLLGNLTGHSSDQNLNVSDLEEVDKYYLSKLAQLAEELKNHYENYQFHQVYQKLLLFCTVTLSQDYFEMIRDRMYCDRRDSKTRRSSCTALQIILETLCIYSASILSFTTEEVWKENGKKESVFTEEFPDLSAFKNKELEAKFEEALAARETVHKSLELARQASKLGKSLEAAVEISPKAENKLQKDFSLEALELIFTVSQVGFEKSDREQLSEYSDEHFSVRVVKPKEEECPRCWRHPAEERHNGLCKRCAAAV
- a CDS encoding leucine-rich repeat domain-containing protein; its protein translation is MRSSQKIGIAYLILCAAFIISDCRRPASEILNEASRNPSSIEKLDLGLGKLGTVPPALFNFPNLKWLDLRMNELTSLPENAGDWSNLEHLNIYGNDIEKLPASVSKLSKLRFFFAGNNDFVGIPTELPANSIQTIYLDSNKIEFKESDIDIIMGFPKLEVLDLARNRKIGSFPKNFGFLASHPKLRLLILKETGLKPSQIESARKLLPKVKIEF
- the purL gene encoding phosphoribosylformylglycinamidine synthase subunit PurL yields the protein MEKESVSLQDALEHGLTSEEFSKIQEILGRLPNSTELGIFSAMWSEHCSYKNSILQLKTLPTKSDKLLAQAGEENAGAMDIGQGLAVVFKIESHNHPTAVEPYQGAATGVGGIMRDIFTMGARPIVSLNSLRFGNPDEPRNKYLLSRAVKGIGDYGNSLGIAVSGGELFIDECFSKNPLVNAMTVGIVRHDQMASATTGGKVGNAVFIVGSTTGRDGIHGASFASKDLTKESESKRSAVQVGDPFMEKLLMEASLEAIQKKLLIGIQDMGAAGISCATSEMSAKGKSGMRINLDLVPFRETGMNAYEAMLSESQERMLVIPEKGKEEELVAIFKKWNLNAVQIGEVTDTGLLEVYKDGNLKAKIPADTLVLGGGAPRYVRETKRPTYLDQVSSWTPDSTLDLQENEAGKKLLKLLNSWNISSRKPIIEQYDTEVGLVKLIGPGADGGLSAIPDTDMALATATDCNSRFTYLDPYWGAALAVCEAARNVAVTGAEPLGVTNNLNFANPYIPENYYMFSECVRGMGDACRFLGLPVTGGNVSFYNESPEGPIFPTPTIGMVGILDKQKEAVWGAPKKAGLSLALIGKFNPSLGGSEYQKTFLGKVQGQIPKFELSDEKSLLEVLVSLRKNGSLSFAKDLSLGGIVVALAKIVILSGLGIKADLNVIKQSRKDLTLFGESSGSVLIGYEKGKEESIKSLVTSKGLDFYSIGTVESDPKLEIQGYGISISSNELKSVYESGLEEIFK
- a CDS encoding LA_3696 family protein translates to MSLELVPKPSKKLKEALGEDVAEELVDYIEKSQSFGKKTMNELSTERYERRLMEETGKLRAEMHDGFSKIQEQFREVYKEFARIHEKIASLHEAIQTQTRWMIAAIFGAIPLYLALYKYL
- a CDS encoding flavin reductase family protein; the protein is MSFSADEFKNSLSHFASGVTVVTFSDTTRAGGLTVSSFSSLSLDPPLILFSLQKNIASHDPLLASGLFTVNILSSDQQEYSNQFASGKIDKHELIQKLACDLGHNGAPFLNGTLARIECELEKQVDGGDHTIVIGRVLFAVSDDSKRPLLYYRRNYYNI